Sequence from the Fulvivirga ligni genome:
TGATGTCTTATTTGAGACTCAAACTTATCTTCTGAGCCTGTTACATAACCACCAGTATCTATTACTGTGAAATGCTTGCCTGTCCATTCGGCATAACCATAATGACGATCACGAGTTACGCCGCTTTCATCATCCATAATGGCCTTCTTCTTTTCAATAAGTCTGTTGAAAAGCGTTGATTTACCTACGTTAGGTCTGCCTACAATTGCTAATATATTTGCCATGATTGTTTTTTTCGATATTTATGAACGATAACCGAATCTTTTTAAGCTTCTTTCCTGCTTTCTCCAATTTTCAGCTACCTTAACAAAGGTTTCAAGGTGAATTTGTTTAGCGAAAAACTTCTCTAACTCACCACGGGCCGCTATGCCTACTTTTTTCAGTGCTTCACCACCTTTGCCTATTATAATGCCCTTCTGGCTTTTTCTTTCTACGTATATTTCTGCTCTAATTCTGATGATATCTTCGTCTTCCTTGAATTCAGTTACCACCACTTCTGTGCTGTAAGGCACCTCTTTCTTGTAGTTAAGAAAGATTTTTTCCCTTACTATTTCCTCTACGAAGAACTTTTCTGGCTTATCAGTAAGCTCATCTTTAGGAAAATAAGCGGGGTGCTCCGGCATCAAGTCTATAATGGTATTAAAGATGCCATCTATATTAAGACCCTCAAGTGCAGAAACAGCCAGGTACGCATCAGCTTTTACAAGTTCTTTCCAATAGGTGAGCTTATCTTCTACCTGCGTGCCCTTTGCTTGGTCTACTTTATTCAATATAAATAGAATAGGCTTTTTAATTCTCTCCAGTTGTTCTTTAATGTGCTCATCAAACTTTTCGTAGATGTCGGTTACAAACAATACTACATCAGCATCTTCCAGGCTGGAATGAACAAACTTCATCATAGAGTTATGAAGTTCGTATTCAGGCCTGATTATTCCTGGAGTGTCAGAGTATACGATCTGAAAATTTTCACCACTGATAATTCCCATAATTCTATGACGTGTAGTCTGTGCCTTAGAGGTAATGATGGAAAGTCTTTCACCCACCATCTGATTCATGAGGGTAGACTTACCTACATTAGGTTTACCTATAATACTTACAAATCCAGCTTTATGAGAATTTTCTGCCATTATTTAATTTTTTGCAAAGGTAGCCATTTAATTGAATATGGCAGCACGTGCGTTGAAGCATGATTTTTAAAACTTTTTAAAATAATTTTTGCTCCATGCTTGACTTTCTAATTCTCTTAATATACTTTTGTAATCCTTTTAAGAAAGAGGGGTTAGGAACAGCAAACAAGCAGTTCTTAATGTACTGAAAAGCGATTTAATTTATTATAAAAATATATCGCGGGATGGAGCAGTTGGTAGCTCGTCGGGCTCATAACCCGAAGGTCACAGGTTCGAGTCCTGTTCCCGCTACTATCAAAGCCAGTTATTGAAAAATGACTGGCTTTTTTTATGTCCTTATTTTAGATCTCACTTCTTTCATATCATTTCTTCTCTAATATAAACTTCGCCACATCTGCCTCGTTAGTAATTAAGAATCAACTAATTACTATGAGTCAACATTCCCAAACTCACCGCGTGGTGATGCAGGTAAATAGAGGAAGTTCTGCAGATCAGAAAATTGCTATTGATCAAATTCGTAATGTGTTGAAGGCTCTTCCTGAATGTAAAATCGAGGTGGTTTGTCATGGGCAAGCTGTGCAATTAGTGTTAAAGAAGGCCTCTGAAATGGCGGATGAAATAGCTGGGCTAGCCAAGGATCAATTTGTAGAATTCCTGATTTGTCAAAACACTTTAACTCAAAATGACCATCATCAAGATGAAATATTGCCTGAAGTGAAGGTGGTGCCTTCCGCTTTGGCTCATATTATTGTGAGGCAAGGTGAAGGGTGGGCTTATATAAAAGGCGGTAGATAAAAAAAGCCTAATCTCCGGGTGGAAATTAGGCTTCTGTATTTTAAGTCAGAACTCTTATCCGTTCATCGAGATAAGAAACTCTTCGTTGTTTCTTGTTCCTTTCATTTTTGAAAGTAGGAATTCCATGGCCTCGTTAGAGTTCATGTCAGCCATAAACTTGCGAAGGATCCATACTCTCTGAAGTTCCTCCTCGCTAAGAAGTAAATCTTCTCTACGTGTACCAGATGCAGGTACATCAATAGCAGGGTAAACTCTTTTGTTAGAAAGTTTTCTGTCAAGTTGAAGCTCCATGTTACCAGTACCTTTGAATTCTTCAAAGATAACTTCGTCCATTTTAGATCCTGTTTCAATAAGAGCTGTAGCGATGATAGTTAATGAACCACCATTTTCTACATTTCTTGCTGCTCCGAAGAATCTCTTAGGCTTATGAAGAGCGTTAGCATCCACACCACCAGATAAGATTTTACCAGATGAAGGTACTGTTGTATTATATGCTCTTGCAAGTCTGGTGATAGAGTCAAGAAGTATAACTACGTCATGACCACATTCTACCATACGCTTAGCTTTCTCAAGCACCATGCTAGATACTTTCACATGTCTTTCAGCTTGCTCGTCAAAAGTAGAAGATACTACTTCAGCTTTTACGCTTCTAGCCATATCAGTAACCTCTTCAGGGCGCTCATCAATCAATAATATGATCAGGTAGCACTCAGGGTGGTTTTCTGCTATTGCGTTAGCAATGTTTTTAAGTAATACAGTTTTACCTGTTTTAGGCTGAGCTACTATCATACCTCTTTGGCCTTTTCCAATAGGAGAGAACAAGTCTAGTATTCTTGCAGAATAGTTATCTGCTTTAGAGCTTAGTCTTATTTTTTCTTCTGGGAATAAAGGAGTTAGATATTCAAAAGGAACTCTATCTCTTATTTCCTCAGTAGTTTTTCCGTTTACATTTTCTACTCTTAAAAGGGCGAAATATTTTTCACCTTCTTTCGGAGGTCTGATCTGTCCTTTTACAGTGTCACCAGTTTTTAAACCAAATAATTTGATTTGAGATGGAGATACGTAAATATCATCAGGACTTGCTAGGTAGTTATAGTCAGAAGAACGTAAGAACCCGTATCCGTCTTGCATGATTTCAAGAACACCTTCGTTTTCGATTACACCGTCGAAATCTCTTACGTTATTTTCTTTTTTCTTATTGTGGCTCTTGTTGCCATTGTTAGAGTGGTTGTTGTTAGAGTTGCCCTCACTTTTTGCACTCTTGTTATCATCTTGCTCTCTAGCCTCTCTTGGTTCTCTGGCTTCTCTTGGCTCTCTAGCCTCTCTCTTATTTCCTTCTGCCTGAGGTTTGTCAGATGATGGTTTTCTAGGTCTTTTTTGTCTGTCTTTGTTGTCAGTTACCTTTTCAGCAGTGCTGCTCTTAGATGACTCATCAAAAGATGTGATTTTGTCTTCTATTTCTATATTGAAAGATTCTAAAAGCTCATCAGCAGAAAGGTCAGACTCTTTTTTGTCTTTCTTGTTCTTAACGTTTTCTCTTTTTCTTGGCTTTTGTGATTTGTCTTCCTTAGGAGTTTCAGCTTTCTTGGTGTCTTTGCTGTCGGAAGTCTTTTTCTTAGGGAGGTCGCTTTCTGGAGTTACGGCTTGCTGGTCAAGTATTTTGTAGATCAGCTCTTGCTTGGATAGCCTTTTGTAATTTTTCAGGCCTAATTCTTCCGCTATCTCCTTTAGCTCTGAGAGAAGCCTTACGTTCAATTCTTCAATGGTGTACATAGATTCTTAATCCTGAATTCTTTTATAATAATGGGTAAAATTTAATAATTAACATGAATAGTGTAAAAGAGATACTTCGATGATACCTCCACCGCTTAAGAGTAGCTTGTTAGATTAATGTCAAGATGGTAATTGAGTTACTAGAAAAAATCAAGCTTTATTGAATCGGAAAGCGTCCTAAAGCTCTACTTATGTTATGTTCGATAATGCAATATTATACTAACGGCATACAATTGTCAACTTTTTATGTGTAAATAATTATTATAACGGCGAAAAATTGAACTTTTACCTCGAAAATACTTTATTTTTGCCTCCGTTTTTAATATACAAATATGTTACAATTAGCCTATATTCGGGAAAACAAAGACCAGGTAGTGGCCGGTCTTACCAAGAGAAGATTTGCAAACGCTGAAGATGTGATCAATCAGGTGATAGAGCTTGATGATCTACGTAAATCCACCCAGCAAAAACATGATCAGGTACTTTCTGAGTCTAATGCACTTTCCAAAGAAATAGGCGCTTTAATGAAGGCGGGTAAGAAAGATGAGGCTGAGCAGGTAAAGCAAAAAACGGCCGATCTTAAAGTTGAGGGTAAAACTCTGGCTGAAAACCTGGCTCAATACGAAAAGGATTTAAAGGCTGTATTATATACTGTGCCTAACGTGCCTAATGAGCATGTGCCAGAAGGAAATGGTGAGAATGATAATATCACTATAGAAGAGCATGGTACTATACCTACACTGGCAGAAGGATCATTGCCGCATTGGGAGCTTATTAAACAATATGATATTATTGACTTTGAGCTTGGAAACAAAATTACTGGTGCAGGTTTTCCAGTATATAAAGGTAAAGGAGCAAGATTACAACGTGCTTTAGTGAACTACTTCCTGGATCAGGCGGTAAAGGCTGGTTATCAGGAAATTCAACCGCCAATTTTGATCAACGAAGACAGTGGTTACGGTACAGGTCAGCTGCCGGATAAGGATGGTCAGATGTATTTTGTAAGAGAGGAAAACTTTTACATGATACCTACCGCTGAGGTGCCTATTACTAATATGTACAGAGACGTAATAGTTTCTGCCGATGAATTGCCTATAAAAAATGTAGGGTTTACGCCATGCTTCAGAAGAGAGGCAGGGTCATGGGGGGCTCATGTAAGAGGGCTTAACAGATTACATCAGTTCGATAAGGTGGAAATAGTAGAGATTCACCATCCGGATAATTCTTATGCGGCTTTGGAGAGAATGTGTGGTCACGTAAAAAGTCTGTTAGAAAGTCTTAATCTACCTTATAGAGTGCTTAACCTTTGTGGAGGAGATCTTGGATTTACTTCTGCTCAAACTTTTGATATGGAAGTGTATTCTGCAGCACAAGAGAAATGGTTAGAGGTGAGTTCTGTAAGTAACTTTGAAACTTACCAGGCTAACCGCTTGAGATTAAGATCTAAAGGCGAGGATAATAAGACATTCCTATTACATACTTTAAATGGAAGTGCATTGGCATTGCCTAGAATTTTGGCTGCCATATTAGAAAATAATCAAACACCTGAAGGCATTAAAATTCCTGAAGTTTTAATCCCTTACACAGGTTTCGATATTATAAATTAAGCGAAAGCTTTCTTAGGGCGGTAAACTCTTTTACCATCTATCAATTTTTACTGGTAGGTTTTTCATTCTTGTTCTACATTTAGATTTTTAATAATCATAATGAACATGAAAAATCTACCAGTTTTTTTATTTCTGTCAATTATAATTTTATCCTGTTCCATGGAAAAGGAAGTGAAAGATAAGAGCCTTGCTTATCCCGAAACGGCTACTGTAGATACGGTAGATAATTATTTCGGTGTGGAGGTGAAAGATCCTTATAGGTGGCTAGAAGATGATCAATCTGAGGCTACCAAGCAATGGGTGAAGAAAGAAAATGAAGTAACATTCGGATACTTAAATAAGATTCCTTTTAGAGATAATATCAAAAGTAGATTAGAAGAACTGTTTGATTATGAGAGAGTTTCATCTCCTGCCAAGCATGGGGATTACTATTATTTCTACAAAAATGATGGTCTTCAAAATCAAAGTGTGCTTTATAGGAAAAAGGGAGAAGATGGTGAGCCGGAAGTTTTTTTAGATCCTAATAAGTTTACCGAAGATGGTACCATTTCTTTAGCAGGAACATCATTTACTAAAGATGGATCTCTGCTGGGCTACCTTATTTCTGAAGGTGGGTCTGATTGGAGAAAGGCTATTATCATTAACACTGAGACGAAAGAGCAGGTAGCAGATACCTTGGTAGATATCAAGTTTAGTGGTATTTCCTGGAAAGGCACTGAGGGGTTTTATTATAGCAGCTATGACAAGCCTAAAGAAGGTTCAGCCCTATCAGGAAAAACGCAGCATCATAAACTTTTTTATCATAAGCTGGGCACGCCTCAGGCAGAGGATAAGTTGATATTTGGAGGAGAAGAAACTCCTCACAGATATATAGGTGCATATCTTACCGAAGATGAGCGGTTTCTCGTGATAAGTGCAGCGGAAAGAACCAGTGGTAATGAATTATATATTAAAGATCTTAGTAAAGAAGGTAGCGATATAGTTGCTATAAAAGAAGGATATGAAAGTGAACAAGGTGTACTTTATAATGTAGGCGATAGGCTAATCATAAGCACCAATTTGAATGCTCCAAATGGCAAGCTCGTTGAAGTAAGTGCGGCCAATCCCGATGTAGATAATTGGAAGGATTTAATCCCTGAAACTGAAAATGTACTTTCGGCTGGTACTGCTGGTGGTAAAATATTTGCTAACTATATGGTAGATGCCAAGACAGAGATTAAGCAATATGATCTTGATGGCAATCTGGAGAGTGAAATAAAGCTTCCAGGCATTGGCAGCGCTTATGGCTTTAATGGAGAAGCTGAGGATAAAGAGATTTATTACACATTTACCTCTTTCACGTATCCTTCTACCATCTTTAAATATGATATAGCTTCAGGTAATTCAACCCTTTATGATCAGCCAAAGGTAGATTTCAATCCTGAAGATTATGAGACTAAGCAGGTCTTTGTTACCAGTAAAGATGGTACAAAGGTGCCTATGTTTATCGTTTATAAAAAAGGGTTGGAGCTCAACGGAAAAAATCCTACCTATTTATATGCTTACGGAGGTTTCAATGTGAGTCTTACACCATCTTTTAGCACTAGTAGAATTTTATGGTTAGAAAATGGTGGCGTTTATGCCCAGCCTAATCTACGTGGTGGGGGAGAATATGGCCAGGATTGGCATATTGCAGGTACGAAAATGAAGAAGCAAAATGTATTTGACGATTTTATCGCTGCAGGCGAATATCTGATAGAGAACAAATACACATCTCATGATTACCTGGCCATAGCTGGCGGTTCAAATGGAGGGTTGTTGGTAGGTGCTACCATGACTCAGAGACCTGATTTGGCCAAAGTAGCTTTTCCGGCTGTTGGGGTGATGGATATGTTGAGATACCATAAATTTACTGCAGGTGCTGGCTGGGCTTTTGATTATGGTACTTCTGAAGATAGCAAGGAGATGTTTGAGTATATCTATGGTTACAGTCCGGTGCATAATGTGAAAGATAGCGTACAATATCCTGCTACCATGGTCACTACAGCAGATCATGATGATAGAGTGGTGCCGGCGCATTCGTTCAAATTTGCCGCTGAATTGCAGAAACATCAATCTGGGGATAACCCCGTTTTAATACGCATTGAAACAGATGCTGGTCACGGTGCTGGAAAACCCACTTCAAAAATTATAGAAGAGGAGGCTGATAAATATGCCTTCGCCTGGTATAGTATGGGGTTTGTGCCTGATTTTGAGAAAAAAGACCTATAAACAAATGATTAGAGAAGGTAAAAAAGAAGACTTGCCCAGAGTGCTGGAGTTGATTAAAGAGCTGGCGGTATATGAAAAAGCTGGTGATGAAGTTTCAAATACTGTAGAGCTTATGGAAAAGGATGGTTTTGGTGATCATCCTGCCTATGGCTTATTCGTGGCGGAAGAGGAAGAAGGTATAGTGGGTATAGCTATTTATTATTATAGATATTCTACCTGGAAAGGAAGAAGGATTTACCTCGAAGACATAGTAGTAACTGACAGCCATAGAGGAAAGGGCATAGGCAAGCAGCTTTTTGATAGTGTAATTCAAAAAGGTAAAGCTGAGAAATGTAGTGGAATGGTATGGCAGGTTCTAGATTGGAACGAACCTGCTATAAATTTTTACAAAAAATACTACGGAGCCTCTCTGGATGCAGAGTGGATCAATTGCAGTATTAGTTTTGATTAAAATTTTATGAAAAAACTACATGCTCAAAAGGAATGTCCACCATATCGGCCATCTCTCTACCAAGATCTTCCATATCTTCATCGTCCGGATCATATTTCCATCGGATGGTGATCTTGTTGCCGAAGATATAGAACTTATTAAGCTCAAATAATATATCTAAAAGCATTTTGGTAGAGGAAGTATTCAGATATTCTAATTCCAATTCCATCACCGTAAGCGGCTGAGGGCTTTGGAAATAGGTTCTGAGCCAGCCCACGATCGCTTGATGAAATGGAGTGGTGTCTTCCATGAATGATCGGCCTTCTATAGATAACTTTCCTGACGAGTAGTCCAAATAAACCTTCGGACTGTCCTCTGAGGGTTCAAGGTATAAAGCATTCATAATGTAAATGTATAATTGATACGTTACAATTCCATCTAAATGTAAGTAATTAAATCATTTAAGTTGAATTATCTTACATTATGTTGGGAATAATTGGTAAAATTGCTACCCTGAAAACGAGGAAAGATGTAAGATATTATTACACTTCTTCCAATAATGTTCTGAAAGCCACGTGTTTATCTTTGTACTTATTATGTAATTGTTGAACTAGAGCTGGGGCATGGTTATCCAAATATTGTACAACTTTGTCCACACTTTTGGCGAAGTACTGAAAAGAGTAAGAAACACTTTGTCCTTCATCCTGGCCTAAAACCTTGTAAATTTTATAATCATCAAATAAACCAGTATTCATTACAGATGGTATATAGGACTGTTTCATCCAGTTTAGCCACTCCTTTTCCACATCAAGATCTATTCCTATAGTTACGTTGTAAAGAACCATGTTTGAATTATATAAAGTATTTTAATAGTTAAATTCTAGCGAATGAAATTGTGGTATTTCTTTTGCAGGAATAAAATTATGATTATTTTCATAGATTATGGCTTTATCAAATTATAAAAAAGGCCTTACATGTTGCTTTTTTCTAGGATTCGCATTTTTATTTTTAATCCTGTCAGGTTGTCATAAAACCAGTAATGAAAGCAATGAGCCTAAAGAAGAAGAGCCTCCTATTATTAAACCGGTTGATTTTGACCTCAAAAAAATCAAAGAAAGAGGATCTATTATTGCTATTGTAGATAACAGCTCCACCGGCTATTTTTTATATAGGGGAAGACCTATGGGGTATGAGTACGATCTCTTATCTCTGTTTGCCAAGGAAATTGGCGTTTCATTAGAAATTAAAGTTACCTCTAGTATAGACGAAGCTTTTGATATGCTCAATAAGGGGCAGGGTGATATTATTGCCTATTCTTTAGCTATTACTAAGACTAGAAAAGAGGTAGTGTCGTTTACAAAAAGTCACTATACCACCAAGCAGGTGCTGGTTCAGCGTAAGCCTAGAAACTGGCGTAGAATGAGCAGAGACGAGCTGGATAAAAAATTAATTAGGAACCAGGTTTCTCTAATTGGGAAGGAAATTCATGTTCGTAAGAGTTCTTCGTTTGTAGATAGATTACATAATCTTTCAGACGAGGTGGGTGGAGATATTCTGATTGTTGAGGATCAGGATAGTGCCGAAACAGAAGAACTGATTAGGAAAGTAGCCTATTCTGATATTGATTACACCATAGCGGACGAAACTACCGCGTTGGTAAATGCCTCTTATTATCCAATACTTGATGTTAGGACTTCGATAAGTTTCCCTCAGCAGATAGCCTGGGCGGTAAGAAAAAACTCAGAGGAACTTTTGCCTACTTTGAATACCTGGATTACCGGCGTTAAGAAGAAGCCCACTTTCAATATCATCTATAATAAATATTTTAGAAGCCCGAGAGCTTCATTAAGAAGAGCTAAGAG
This genomic interval carries:
- the serS gene encoding serine--tRNA ligase — encoded protein: MLQLAYIRENKDQVVAGLTKRRFANAEDVINQVIELDDLRKSTQQKHDQVLSESNALSKEIGALMKAGKKDEAEQVKQKTADLKVEGKTLAENLAQYEKDLKAVLYTVPNVPNEHVPEGNGENDNITIEEHGTIPTLAEGSLPHWELIKQYDIIDFELGNKITGAGFPVYKGKGARLQRALVNYFLDQAVKAGYQEIQPPILINEDSGYGTGQLPDKDGQMYFVREENFYMIPTAEVPITNMYRDVIVSADELPIKNVGFTPCFRREAGSWGAHVRGLNRLHQFDKVEIVEIHHPDNSYAALERMCGHVKSLLESLNLPYRVLNLCGGDLGFTSAQTFDMEVYSAAQEKWLEVSSVSNFETYQANRLRLRSKGEDNKTFLLHTLNGSALALPRILAAILENNQTPEGIKIPEVLIPYTGFDIIN
- a CDS encoding DsrE family protein, which encodes MSQHSQTHRVVMQVNRGSSADQKIAIDQIRNVLKALPECKIEVVCHGQAVQLVLKKASEMADEIAGLAKDQFVEFLICQNTLTQNDHHQDEILPEVKVVPSALAHIIVRQGEGWAYIKGGR
- a CDS encoding DUF4286 family protein, whose translation is MVLYNVTIGIDLDVEKEWLNWMKQSYIPSVMNTGLFDDYKIYKVLGQDEGQSVSYSFQYFAKSVDKVVQYLDNHAPALVQQLHNKYKDKHVAFRTLLEEV
- the era gene encoding GTPase Era — encoded protein: MAENSHKAGFVSIIGKPNVGKSTLMNQMVGERLSIITSKAQTTRHRIMGIISGENFQIVYSDTPGIIRPEYELHNSMMKFVHSSLEDADVVLFVTDIYEKFDEHIKEQLERIKKPILFILNKVDQAKGTQVEDKLTYWKELVKADAYLAVSALEGLNIDGIFNTIIDLMPEHPAYFPKDELTDKPEKFFVEEIVREKIFLNYKKEVPYSTEVVVTEFKEDEDIIRIRAEIYVERKSQKGIIIGKGGEALKKVGIAARGELEKFFAKQIHLETFVKVAENWRKQERSLKRFGYRS
- a CDS encoding DUF1987 domain-containing protein, whose product is MNALYLEPSEDSPKVYLDYSSGKLSIEGRSFMEDTTPFHQAIVGWLRTYFQSPQPLTVMELELEYLNTSSTKMLLDILFELNKFYIFGNKITIRWKYDPDDEDMEDLGREMADMVDIPFEHVVFS
- a CDS encoding transglycosylase SLT domain-containing protein, with the protein product MALSNYKKGLTCCFFLGFAFLFLILSGCHKTSNESNEPKEEEPPIIKPVDFDLKKIKERGSIIAIVDNSSTGYFLYRGRPMGYEYDLLSLFAKEIGVSLEIKVTSSIDEAFDMLNKGQGDIIAYSLAITKTRKEVVSFTKSHYTTKQVLVQRKPRNWRRMSRDELDKKLIRNQVSLIGKEIHVRKSSSFVDRLHNLSDEVGGDILIVEDQDSAETEELIRKVAYSDIDYTIADETTALVNASYYPILDVRTSISFPQQIAWAVRKNSEELLPTLNTWITGVKKKPTFNIIYNKYFRSPRASLRRAKSDFSSMGGEKISVYDDIIKDAADTIGWDWQLLAAQIYQESHFDPNAKSWAGAVGLMQIVPETGERYGVADLYNPSQNIYAGVEYLKFLDELWSKTIKDPEERVKFVLASYNVGLGHVVDARELARKYKKDPLKWEGNVEHFLLMKSKPEYFRDPVVKSGYCRGEEPVNYVREILNRYQQYRQLITA
- a CDS encoding GNAT family N-acetyltransferase translates to MIREGKKEDLPRVLELIKELAVYEKAGDEVSNTVELMEKDGFGDHPAYGLFVAEEEEGIVGIAIYYYRYSTWKGRRIYLEDIVVTDSHRGKGIGKQLFDSVIQKGKAEKCSGMVWQVLDWNEPAINFYKKYYGASLDAEWINCSISFD
- the rho gene encoding transcription termination factor Rho, coding for MYTIEELNVRLLSELKEIAEELGLKNYKRLSKQELIYKILDQQAVTPESDLPKKKTSDSKDTKKAETPKEDKSQKPRKRENVKNKKDKKESDLSADELLESFNIEIEDKITSFDESSKSSTAEKVTDNKDRQKRPRKPSSDKPQAEGNKREAREPREAREPREAREQDDNKSAKSEGNSNNNHSNNGNKSHNKKKENNVRDFDGVIENEGVLEIMQDGYGFLRSSDYNYLASPDDIYVSPSQIKLFGLKTGDTVKGQIRPPKEGEKYFALLRVENVNGKTTEEIRDRVPFEYLTPLFPEEKIRLSSKADNYSARILDLFSPIGKGQRGMIVAQPKTGKTVLLKNIANAIAENHPECYLIILLIDERPEEVTDMARSVKAEVVSSTFDEQAERHVKVSSMVLEKAKRMVECGHDVVILLDSITRLARAYNTTVPSSGKILSGGVDANALHKPKRFFGAARNVENGGSLTIIATALIETGSKMDEVIFEEFKGTGNMELQLDRKLSNKRVYPAIDVPASGTRREDLLLSEEELQRVWILRKFMADMNSNEAMEFLLSKMKGTRNNEEFLISMNG
- a CDS encoding prolyl oligopeptidase family serine peptidase, which codes for MEKEVKDKSLAYPETATVDTVDNYFGVEVKDPYRWLEDDQSEATKQWVKKENEVTFGYLNKIPFRDNIKSRLEELFDYERVSSPAKHGDYYYFYKNDGLQNQSVLYRKKGEDGEPEVFLDPNKFTEDGTISLAGTSFTKDGSLLGYLISEGGSDWRKAIIINTETKEQVADTLVDIKFSGISWKGTEGFYYSSYDKPKEGSALSGKTQHHKLFYHKLGTPQAEDKLIFGGEETPHRYIGAYLTEDERFLVISAAERTSGNELYIKDLSKEGSDIVAIKEGYESEQGVLYNVGDRLIISTNLNAPNGKLVEVSAANPDVDNWKDLIPETENVLSAGTAGGKIFANYMVDAKTEIKQYDLDGNLESEIKLPGIGSAYGFNGEAEDKEIYYTFTSFTYPSTIFKYDIASGNSTLYDQPKVDFNPEDYETKQVFVTSKDGTKVPMFIVYKKGLELNGKNPTYLYAYGGFNVSLTPSFSTSRILWLENGGVYAQPNLRGGGEYGQDWHIAGTKMKKQNVFDDFIAAGEYLIENKYTSHDYLAIAGGSNGGLLVGATMTQRPDLAKVAFPAVGVMDMLRYHKFTAGAGWAFDYGTSEDSKEMFEYIYGYSPVHNVKDSVQYPATMVTTADHDDRVVPAHSFKFAAELQKHQSGDNPVLIRIETDAGHGAGKPTSKIIEEEADKYAFAWYSMGFVPDFEKKDL